A genomic stretch from Mesotoga sp. Brook.08.105.5.1 includes:
- a CDS encoding thioredoxin family protein: protein MKIEIFGSGCPRCKQTEKIMKKAVEELGSDAEVDKVTDMMAIMEKGIVSTPAVAIDGKIVLSGKIPSIDEAKRLIKG from the coding sequence GTGAAGATCGAAATCTTTGGTTCAGGCTGTCCGAGATGCAAGCAAACTGAGAAGATCATGAAAAAGGCTGTCGAAGAGCTAGGTTCAGATGCAGAAGTTGATAAGGTAACGGACATGATGGCAATAATGGAGAAGGGAATTGTTTCGACACCGGCCGTAGCAATTGACGGAAAAATCGTTTTGTCAGGCAAGATCCCCTCTATTGATGAAGCCAAGAGACTAATTAAGGGTTGA
- a CDS encoding flavodoxin family protein: MKVVAFNGSPRRDGNTSKMIEEVLGVLREEGIDTEAVQIGGNSVRGCTACNVCFKTKDRRCIIGGDYVNGCIEKMLEADGIIIGSPTYFADVSPEVKALIDRVGMVALANDAMLKRKVGAAVIAVRRGGSVHAFDSINHLFLISQMIVPGSSYWNLSIAWKKGDFQGDREGIRTMRTLGQNMAWLLKRTAGNS, translated from the coding sequence ATGAAGGTTGTGGCTTTCAACGGAAGTCCTCGCCGGGACGGGAATACGTCAAAGATGATTGAAGAAGTCCTAGGTGTACTGCGCGAAGAAGGAATCGATACCGAAGCGGTTCAGATAGGTGGGAATTCCGTAAGAGGTTGCACTGCCTGCAATGTCTGCTTCAAGACGAAGGATAGGAGATGCATAATAGGCGGCGATTACGTCAATGGTTGCATCGAGAAGATGCTTGAAGCCGACGGTATCATCATAGGTTCTCCGACTTACTTTGCCGATGTGTCTCCTGAAGTGAAGGCTCTAATCGACAGAGTGGGAATGGTTGCTCTTGCTAATGATGCAATGCTTAAGCGGAAAGTGGGAGCCGCTGTCATAGCCGTTCGAAGAGGAGGCTCGGTACATGCTTTCGATTCAATTAATCACCTCTTCCTTATCTCTCAGATGATAGTACCTGGATCTTCATATTGGAATCTCTCAATTGCCTGGAAGAAGGGAGATTTTCAAGGCGACAGAGAGGGTATAAGAACTATGAGAACTCTTGGTCAGAATATGGCCTGGCTTCTGAAAAGAACTGCGGGGAACTCTTAG
- a CDS encoding glycoside hydrolase family 38 C-terminal domain-containing protein — MYYSKESARGKFLRSIGEMYPYTIKKRKRIDSWSFNSRRVSPEFKWSPDSFPVCFSREIELPPIDADEQLILRNWFGGESLVRINGITYGEINTHHRELDLSVFAGEVVLYEADVVPKGLFGSSIKEPVFSESDLLIVDSDIKRIIGKLRNLIELFTYTDDEVLASSLYRILSDNLAGIRIPRDSSGYWKAVLDDPEISGEVSAVWLPEEFTRSEGQRLSEEDHNTFTEAERTVEEELANLKRRFPSRLTMTLSGHAHIDYAWLWPLEETRRKILRTFSNSVRLAKKYPEYIFSQSSAAMYRDVMERDPGLFKEIQLLVKEGRWELLGGMWVESDTNLLNGESLVRQFLYGQRFFMEHFGRKCSTVWLPDVFGFSWILPQIIRKAGMDSFFTTKMTWNDKNSLPHDLFVWRGIDGSEVIYHSFKNPSNGYNGLLEPKDILTTAKNFKDQDLFPETVFSFGYGDGGGGPTDEMIENYRFLKDLPGMPELVMRSFESYFKRAEEVSRSFHVHDGELYLELHRGTYTSQGRIKMAHKECEDLLRLAEMLGAISGYKPGEIELLWRILLQNEFHDILPGSSIKEVYEDALNELDEVHSATSSMVQASFDRLTDEDNMKLTVFNPSSFCRKLEFTAQGSKEPFCPTGEFSCQLLDNGDTLFLSELEIPPTGFVTIEFSNKEIVNPHTEYHDSKLMENEYLTVEVDPEGISVYDKEHLRDVFDGKASIATFKDIPSYWDAWDIERDYRNTAESLKPWVIKKTEFGPIRETIRCVFQAGKTRIIQDISLYRNSRRVEVKNTVDWHMRRTMLRALFPLKVLTRQARYDLSCGFITRPTTENDVIEQAAFEVPGHRWVDLSEYDYGISILNDGKYGYGVRGCNVSLNLLRSPVFPDFTADEGRHEFTYAVFPHESCDLLKTVQEAELLNTRLLTSKGSFRANSPIFEVKASTLRIMAFKIAENGKGRILRVCELLGSRGTAVIRSTLDFERAYLTNLLEERIEELDVSHSTFSLNYEPFGIYTILLE; from the coding sequence ATGTACTATTCTAAGGAAAGCGCTAGAGGTAAGTTTCTTCGGTCCATCGGTGAAATGTACCCATACACAATCAAAAAAAGGAAGAGAATCGACTCCTGGTCCTTCAATTCAAGAAGAGTCTCCCCGGAGTTCAAGTGGTCTCCCGATAGCTTTCCGGTATGTTTTTCAAGGGAGATCGAACTCCCGCCAATTGATGCTGATGAGCAGCTCATTCTCAGAAACTGGTTTGGTGGAGAATCACTAGTGAGAATCAATGGAATTACCTATGGAGAGATCAATACACATCACAGAGAGCTCGATCTTTCCGTTTTTGCCGGCGAAGTGGTCCTTTATGAAGCGGATGTTGTTCCCAAGGGGCTCTTTGGAAGCAGTATCAAAGAACCTGTGTTCTCAGAGTCCGATCTACTTATTGTTGATTCAGATATCAAGCGAATTATAGGGAAGCTTAGAAATCTGATAGAGCTTTTCACCTATACTGATGATGAAGTTCTCGCTAGTAGTCTCTACAGAATTCTGTCGGATAACTTAGCCGGAATAAGAATCCCGAGAGATTCATCCGGCTACTGGAAGGCAGTTCTAGATGATCCGGAGATCTCTGGCGAGGTATCGGCGGTATGGCTGCCTGAGGAATTCACTAGATCTGAAGGTCAACGACTTAGTGAAGAAGATCACAACACATTCACTGAAGCAGAGAGAACTGTTGAAGAAGAACTTGCAAATCTCAAGAGACGCTTCCCTAGTCGGCTTACAATGACGCTTTCTGGTCATGCACACATTGACTACGCGTGGTTATGGCCGCTAGAGGAGACTAGAAGAAAGATACTCAGGACTTTTTCCAATTCTGTGAGGCTTGCAAAAAAGTATCCCGAGTACATTTTCTCACAGTCTTCCGCTGCTATGTACAGAGATGTAATGGAAAGAGACCCCGGTCTATTCAAGGAAATACAGCTCCTTGTGAAAGAAGGTCGCTGGGAGTTGCTGGGTGGAATGTGGGTAGAGAGTGACACCAACCTGCTGAACGGCGAATCTTTGGTAAGGCAGTTTCTCTACGGTCAAAGATTCTTCATGGAGCATTTTGGAAGAAAGTGCAGCACTGTATGGCTTCCAGATGTCTTCGGATTCTCCTGGATTCTGCCTCAGATTATCCGGAAGGCAGGTATGGACTCTTTTTTCACAACGAAAATGACCTGGAACGATAAGAATAGCCTCCCCCACGATCTATTTGTGTGGAGAGGAATAGACGGTTCTGAGGTAATCTACCACAGCTTCAAGAATCCATCCAATGGATACAACGGTCTTCTGGAACCAAAAGACATCCTGACAACTGCAAAGAACTTCAAAGACCAAGATTTGTTCCCAGAAACCGTCTTTTCATTTGGCTATGGTGATGGAGGCGGGGGACCTACAGATGAGATGATCGAAAACTACAGGTTTCTCAAGGATCTGCCTGGAATGCCCGAACTGGTGATGAGAAGCTTTGAGAGTTACTTTAAGCGGGCAGAAGAGGTCTCTCGCTCGTTTCACGTACATGACGGCGAATTGTATCTTGAGCTTCACCGTGGCACTTACACCTCTCAGGGAAGAATCAAAATGGCTCACAAAGAGTGTGAAGATTTGCTAAGACTTGCGGAGATGCTTGGCGCAATCTCAGGCTATAAGCCCGGGGAGATCGAATTACTATGGAGGATCCTCCTTCAGAATGAGTTCCATGATATTCTGCCTGGTTCATCAATAAAGGAGGTATATGAGGACGCATTGAACGAACTGGATGAAGTCCATTCAGCCACATCGTCAATGGTTCAGGCCTCTTTTGATCGATTGACGGACGAAGACAATATGAAACTGACAGTCTTCAATCCGAGTTCTTTCTGCAGGAAACTTGAATTCACTGCACAGGGTTCGAAAGAGCCGTTTTGCCCTACGGGTGAATTCTCTTGCCAGTTGTTGGATAACGGTGATACTTTGTTCTTATCAGAGCTGGAAATTCCTCCCACCGGCTTCGTAACAATAGAGTTCTCTAATAAAGAGATCGTGAACCCGCACACAGAATATCACGACTCAAAGCTGATGGAAAACGAATATCTCACTGTTGAAGTAGATCCAGAAGGAATAAGTGTTTATGACAAAGAACACTTAAGAGACGTATTCGATGGAAAAGCCTCAATAGCGACTTTCAAAGACATTCCCTCTTACTGGGACGCATGGGACATCGAAAGAGATTATCGTAACACCGCAGAGAGCCTGAAGCCTTGGGTGATTAAGAAAACTGAATTCGGCCCAATAAGAGAGACAATCAGATGCGTCTTTCAGGCGGGGAAGACAAGGATAATCCAAGACATTTCTCTTTACAGAAACTCAAGACGTGTCGAGGTAAAGAACACAGTTGACTGGCATATGAGAAGAACAATGCTCAGAGCCTTGTTCCCCTTGAAAGTCCTCACAAGACAGGCAAGATATGACCTTTCATGCGGGTTCATTACACGACCCACAACAGAAAACGATGTAATAGAACAGGCGGCTTTTGAGGTCCCCGGTCATAGATGGGTAGATCTATCAGAATACGATTACGGTATATCGATATTGAACGACGGGAAGTATGGTTACGGAGTAAGAGGATGCAATGTGTCCCTTAACTTGCTTAGATCTCCAGTATTTCCCGACTTCACAGCAGACGAAGGGCGTCACGAATTCACATACGCTGTTTTTCCTCATGAAAGTTGCGATCTGCTCAAGACAGTTCAAGAGGCAGAATTACTTAATACAAGACTACTTACGAGTAAGGGGTCTTTCAGGGCGAATTCACCGATCTTCGAAGTGAAGGCGTCGACTTTAAGGATTATGGCCTTCAAGATCGCCGAGAATGGGAAGGGTAGAATACTCAGGGTATGTGAGCTGTTAGGATCAAGAGGCACAGCTGTGATAAGGAGCACTCTGGATTTTGAAAGGGCCTATCTCACAAATCTTCTCGAGGAAAGGATAGAAGAGCTGGATGTTTCTCATAGCACCTTCTCTCTGAACTACGAACCTTTCGGGATCTATACGATCCTGCTGGAATAG
- a CDS encoding alpha/beta hydrolase, with product MKTLLTMTSLISILLIAPFLIPVSDLEDTVVPRLLADEDSMFVTINNADIHYKAKGEGKPLLMLLHGFGASTFSWREVIGPLSEEFSVIAFDRPGFGLTSRPLGEDISSFNPYSLEGQVELTVSLMEYLGFEEAVLVGHSAGGLTALEVAAQHPEKVLGLVLVDAAIYTEDTDSFLFKILTSTPQGRHLGPLISRTLLRNSDSILEMAWYDPERLTDEIREGYRKPLKASNWDRALWELTLARRPYDSSKVQSVRIPSLVITGDSDRIVPVQDSIRLAEELHSAELFILPETGHLPQEESPALFLEIVIPFVRSLIEKD from the coding sequence ATGAAGACCTTGCTCACCATGACCTCGCTGATCTCAATACTGCTGATCGCGCCTTTTTTAATACCGGTGAGCGATCTTGAAGATACTGTGGTCCCAAGGCTTCTAGCCGATGAAGACAGTATGTTCGTCACGATCAATAATGCAGACATCCACTACAAAGCAAAAGGAGAAGGCAAACCCCTTTTAATGCTGCTACATGGATTCGGAGCAAGCACTTTCTCATGGAGAGAAGTGATCGGTCCTCTCTCTGAAGAGTTCTCTGTTATTGCTTTCGACAGACCTGGATTTGGCCTGACCTCAAGACCACTTGGCGAGGATATCAGTTCTTTCAACCCATACTCTTTGGAAGGACAGGTTGAGTTAACAGTATCGCTTATGGAATATTTGGGATTCGAAGAGGCAGTACTCGTTGGTCACTCGGCCGGAGGGCTTACAGCTCTTGAAGTCGCGGCTCAACACCCAGAAAAAGTGCTTGGCCTTGTCCTGGTTGACGCGGCGATCTACACAGAAGACACAGACAGTTTCTTGTTCAAGATACTTACGAGCACTCCTCAGGGAAGGCATTTGGGGCCGCTTATCTCGAGAACTCTCTTGAGAAACTCAGACAGTATCCTGGAAATGGCGTGGTATGATCCGGAAAGACTGACTGATGAAATACGTGAAGGTTACAGAAAGCCGCTTAAGGCATCAAACTGGGACAGGGCTCTCTGGGAACTTACACTCGCAAGAAGACCTTATGACTCCTCAAAGGTACAGAGCGTAAGAATCCCATCTCTAGTCATTACTGGCGACTCTGACAGAATTGTCCCTGTGCAGGACTCAATTAGACTGGCCGAAGAGTTGCATTCTGCCGAGCTCTTCATCCTTCCCGAAACCGGCCATCTCCCACAAGAGGAAAGTCCAGCTCTTTTTCTGGAGATTGTCATTCCCTTTGTCAGATCGCTGATTGAAAAAGACTAG
- a CDS encoding GGDEF domain-containing protein yields the protein MRLDNLSVNIPDLLLEALTGIEDGIAIIDEHSNTVFANSAASIMIEDIKEEISKKIREVNHSSEDSLEFHHIRRAGRWLRYYVKRLSVSERVFFLFVVEDISDLKLAEQTISQLAHFDGETGLPNYVLFRDRVNMAIFRSRRNNSSSMVAAFEFVSKGGVSSIEESTIIDMTHSLVRGIRKNDTLCRFSRREFLLLAEDLKDYRNASTILRKALNAFKIWQENCGEFSMELRAGFVLLPRDGVDAEQLVNKAFASIQSSEARK from the coding sequence ATGAGACTGGATAATCTCTCTGTGAATATTCCGGATCTTCTTCTCGAAGCTCTAACGGGAATTGAAGATGGAATAGCGATTATCGATGAACACTCAAATACGGTATTTGCTAACAGCGCTGCGTCTATCATGATAGAAGACATCAAAGAAGAGATCTCGAAGAAGATAAGAGAAGTTAATCACTCAAGCGAAGACTCATTGGAGTTTCATCACATTAGACGTGCTGGAAGGTGGTTAAGGTATTATGTAAAGAGACTGTCGGTGTCGGAGAGAGTCTTCTTTCTCTTCGTGGTTGAAGATATCTCCGACCTGAAGCTGGCCGAACAAACTATCTCCCAACTGGCCCACTTCGACGGCGAAACCGGTCTTCCAAATTACGTGCTTTTCAGAGATAGAGTTAACATGGCGATATTCAGGAGCAGAAGAAATAACTCCTCCTCTATGGTTGCTGCCTTCGAGTTTGTGAGCAAAGGAGGGGTATCGAGTATCGAAGAATCAACGATAATCGATATGACACACTCGCTGGTGAGAGGGATTAGAAAGAATGACACGCTCTGCAGATTCTCAAGAAGAGAGTTTCTACTTCTAGCTGAAGATCTGAAGGATTACAGAAATGCCAGCACAATACTTCGAAAGGCCCTCAACGCATTCAAAATCTGGCAAGAAAACTGTGGCGAGTTCTCTATGGAACTAAGAGCGGGATTTGTATTGCTCCCGAGAGATGGTGTTGATGCCGAGCAGCTTGTCAATAAGGCCTTCGCTTCAATTCAGAGTTCAGAGGCAAGAAAATGA
- a CDS encoding thermonuclease family protein — protein sequence MKRRAALAMASLLLIALLLLQACDRSRLVTTVTSVIDGDSITVKALKGTVRLIGIDAPETRSGSKPAGQFADEAKDYLEMITRESGKVTLELHGKDTYGRHLAYLFDSEGTLINSDIVRQGLARPLTYEDTSHYSSEIRNAYREAFRSRRGIFTFYDQSPVFDASIVRGNLYSYQSGGFLGRVIWVEFEVTSVNGLTLVGDDIVVRIRSEEASLFALDQADLQVLYRKRIRVYGEVWQDTSGKALMLIRDPGIEIIGVAQLAKTLPLLALGAF from the coding sequence TTGAAGAGAAGAGCTGCGTTAGCCATGGCTTCCCTGTTGTTGATTGCACTCCTTCTCCTGCAGGCATGCGACCGCTCAAGACTTGTCACTACGGTTACCTCGGTAATTGATGGCGATTCCATTACGGTGAAGGCGCTAAAGGGCACTGTAAGGCTTATAGGAATAGATGCGCCGGAAACGAGATCAGGCAGCAAACCTGCGGGCCAGTTTGCCGATGAAGCGAAAGATTATCTGGAAATGATAACACGCGAGAGTGGAAAAGTTACCCTTGAGCTTCATGGAAAGGATACATACGGCAGACACCTTGCGTATCTTTTTGACTCGGAAGGTACCTTGATAAATTCTGATATAGTTAGGCAAGGTTTGGCCAGACCTCTTACCTATGAGGACACGTCCCATTATTCATCTGAGATAAGGAATGCTTACAGAGAAGCTTTCAGGAGTAGAAGAGGGATCTTCACTTTCTATGATCAGTCTCCTGTATTTGATGCTTCAATTGTGAGAGGGAATCTCTATTCTTACCAGTCAGGGGGTTTTTTGGGAAGAGTGATCTGGGTGGAATTCGAAGTAACGTCGGTAAACGGTCTCACCTTAGTAGGCGATGACATTGTGGTTCGAATCAGGTCAGAGGAGGCATCACTTTTCGCGCTCGATCAGGCAGATCTGCAGGTGCTCTATAGAAAGAGGATCAGAGTCTATGGAGAAGTCTGGCAGGATACTTCTGGTAAGGCTTTGATGCTGATCAGAGACCCGGGAATAGAGATCATAGGAGTAGCTCAGCTTGCAAAGACTCTTCCTCTTTTAGCATTGGGGGCTTTCTGA
- a CDS encoding Fur family transcriptional regulator, giving the protein MTSLRREVLEIIDKSELPLTADSIHEMLDEKPNLSSVYRGLSFLEEEGLIRSISFECETRFYFSSQREPVHFLHCKKCHKTKPFYECFADSFAKRVAENRDFTITNHVFYFIGICGDCRRKIVSDVEEGRL; this is encoded by the coding sequence ATGACATCACTGAGAAGAGAAGTTCTGGAGATCATAGATAAATCTGAATTGCCGTTGACCGCTGATTCAATTCATGAAATGCTTGATGAAAAACCTAATCTCTCAAGCGTTTACAGAGGTCTTTCCTTTCTTGAGGAGGAGGGTCTTATCCGCTCGATATCATTCGAGTGCGAGACTAGATTCTATTTCAGCAGTCAGAGGGAACCAGTTCATTTTTTGCACTGCAAGAAATGCCACAAAACTAAGCCTTTCTATGAGTGCTTTGCCGATTCTTTTGCAAAGAGAGTTGCGGAAAACCGAGATTTTACGATTACTAACCATGTGTTTTACTTCATTGGAATCTGCGGGGATTGCAGGAGAAAGATCGTCTCCGATGTTGAGGAGGGCAGACTATGA
- a CDS encoding metal ABC transporter substrate-binding protein, which yields MTRRVILIPFLLITLLSGTVFSLRIVATINPYYLIVKEIVGQNAQVDLLIGPGQNPHIFSPKISDIRRLDGADLVIANGLDLEIFLERYLDDLASRGKTVVYIGNLLPKELIMEKEEQNEEHEHDHHVNPHIWLDPVILTDYVIPFLVEALSEIAPEKSGYFSANAAQLIDDLQEFDEEANSYLEKFRGSVVIVAHPSFTYFFRRYGLRLEPVLEGIGDEPTIGEIKKLVDFVRGEEVVGIFAEYQHSKRAIDILTAETSVRHGELDSLGISMSSIIELLRWNLGEIKRVFDGE from the coding sequence ATGACAAGAAGAGTAATATTGATTCCTTTTCTGCTGATTACATTACTTTCGGGTACAGTTTTTTCGCTCAGGATAGTTGCAACGATTAATCCCTACTATTTGATCGTAAAGGAAATCGTGGGTCAAAATGCTCAGGTAGATCTTCTTATAGGGCCGGGTCAGAACCCCCACATTTTCTCTCCAAAGATCTCTGACATAAGAAGACTGGATGGAGCGGACCTGGTAATCGCAAACGGCCTAGATCTTGAGATTTTCCTGGAAAGATATCTGGACGATCTCGCCTCCCGAGGCAAGACGGTTGTGTACATTGGGAATCTCTTGCCCAAGGAGCTTATCATGGAGAAAGAAGAGCAGAACGAAGAACACGAACATGACCATCACGTGAATCCTCACATTTGGCTTGATCCAGTGATTCTTACTGATTACGTTATACCCTTTCTAGTTGAAGCGCTCTCAGAAATCGCACCAGAGAAATCTGGGTACTTTTCAGCGAATGCTGCGCAGCTTATTGATGATCTGCAGGAGTTCGATGAAGAGGCAAATTCATACCTTGAGAAGTTTCGTGGAAGCGTAGTCATTGTTGCACACCCCAGCTTTACCTATTTCTTCAGAAGATATGGATTGAGACTCGAACCGGTTCTAGAAGGGATAGGAGATGAGCCTACAATAGGCGAGATAAAGAAACTTGTCGATTTTGTGAGGGGCGAGGAAGTTGTTGGTATTTTTGCGGAGTACCAGCACTCTAAGAGAGCCATAGATATTCTGACGGCCGAGACATCTGTAAGACATGGGGAGCTTGACAGTCTTGGAATTTCAATGAGCAGCATCATCGAGCTGTTGCGGTGGAATCTCGGAGAGATCAAGAGGGTCTTTGATGGAGAGTAG
- a CDS encoding metal ABC transporter ATP-binding protein, which yields MESRILRVESLSYKIGSHWILRDVSFEVSRREFVGIIGPNGAGKTTLIKAIVGDLSDYSGKVSVSAKIGYLSQNPERKRDFPIRVKEVAAMGLYGERGILKPLRKCDWKKVEDLLERVGIYDLKERRAGALSGGEYQRLMLARALASEPELLILDEPEAGVDEMGKASFYRLLESLKNDKNMGILMVSHDIGMVFEACDTVMCINKTLHCHKSADKIRPEELQSAFSGDLDLFIRSRDHFEREHHL from the coding sequence ATGGAGAGTAGAATCCTAAGAGTAGAGAGCTTGAGCTACAAGATCGGCAGCCACTGGATCCTGAGGGACGTGTCTTTCGAAGTGTCCAGAAGAGAATTCGTAGGAATAATTGGTCCAAACGGTGCCGGAAAGACAACGCTAATTAAAGCGATCGTTGGTGATCTAAGCGACTATTCGGGGAAGGTGTCTGTTTCAGCGAAAATTGGATACTTGTCTCAGAACCCCGAAAGAAAGCGAGACTTCCCAATAAGAGTTAAGGAAGTGGCCGCGATGGGTCTCTATGGAGAGCGCGGAATCCTGAAACCCCTGAGAAAGTGCGATTGGAAGAAAGTTGAGGATCTTCTAGAAAGGGTAGGTATATATGATCTGAAGGAAAGGAGAGCCGGTGCACTCTCCGGCGGCGAGTATCAGCGGCTGATGCTTGCGAGGGCATTGGCATCAGAACCGGAGTTGTTGATACTGGACGAGCCTGAGGCCGGTGTGGACGAAATGGGAAAAGCCTCCTTTTACAGATTGCTTGAGTCACTAAAGAACGATAAAAACATGGGAATACTTATGGTGAGCCATGATATTGGAATGGTTTTTGAAGCTTGTGATACCGTGATGTGTATTAACAAGACCCTTCATTGCCACAAATCTGCTGACAAGATACGACCAGAAGAACTGCAATCAGCTTTTTCTGGCGACCTCGACCTTTTCATAAGATCGAGAGATCACTTCGAAAGGGAGCACCACTTATGA
- a CDS encoding metal ABC transporter permease encodes MIQDFVKDIISYGFLRNALVAAILVSSLTGVFSSVVVLRRIEFIGDGAAHATFGGIAFGLLLGTDYLLMAAITAVVFAIAVSYFTRRNKLSESSVIGILLPLSMSLGVIALSFVKGYTPDVMGLFFGNILMVTSEDVWLLIAANLVAMAFFTIFYRELLYYSYDEGMAKHYGVPVGAIHYAVLIGISLSVVSSVKIAGIILVTAFLVIPAVAAKLIARSFRSMIVFSVSLAVVASIIGIFVSYVLDMPPGPVIVVALFLEFLLSASLKRFIGKES; translated from the coding sequence ATGATTCAGGATTTTGTGAAGGACATCATAAGCTACGGTTTCCTGAGAAACGCGTTAGTGGCCGCCATTCTCGTAAGTTCACTAACTGGAGTGTTCTCGAGTGTGGTTGTGCTAAGAAGGATAGAGTTCATTGGAGATGGTGCGGCTCATGCGACATTTGGAGGAATTGCTTTCGGCCTACTTCTCGGAACGGATTATTTGCTTATGGCGGCAATTACGGCCGTTGTATTTGCAATTGCCGTAAGCTACTTTACCAGGAGGAACAAGTTGTCCGAAAGCAGCGTAATCGGAATACTCCTTCCTCTTTCGATGTCTCTGGGAGTAATTGCGCTTTCATTTGTAAAAGGATACACACCGGATGTGATGGGCCTGTTCTTCGGGAACATCCTGATGGTTACTTCTGAAGACGTTTGGCTGCTTATCGCAGCTAACCTTGTCGCTATGGCCTTCTTCACGATATTCTACAGAGAGCTTCTATATTACTCGTATGACGAGGGAATGGCGAAGCATTACGGTGTGCCTGTTGGCGCTATTCACTATGCAGTCCTAATAGGAATCAGTTTGAGTGTTGTAAGCTCGGTCAAGATTGCAGGAATTATACTGGTTACGGCATTTCTGGTCATTCCGGCAGTGGCCGCGAAGCTTATCGCACGCTCATTCAGAAGTATGATCGTTTTCTCTGTGAGCCTGGCAGTGGTAGCTAGCATAATAGGCATATTCGTTTCTTATGTGCTTGATATGCCTCCCGGACCGGTAATCGTAGTTGCACTATTCTTGGAATTCTTGTTGTCAGCTTCTTTGAAGAGGTTTATTGGAAAGGAATCTTGA
- a CDS encoding MBL fold metallo-hydrolase: MKITVLCNDKALKGFESEHGISFYIESSKKKYLFDTGSTDVAVKNAAKLGIDLSEIEMIIISHGHYDHLGGLESVLRESGGKKVLIGEGGFEPKYSGKVESSPKINRAEFEELGASVENVCSSKEIEKDLYVLTAAPFATDERPEEKHNKVDGRKQTRDFFGDELSLALVESGIVTVITGCSHRGIGNIIKQASEYGEVKAVVGGLHLLHKTKEELDGIFNYLEGFKIEKFHIGHCTGDEVIKAIERRFSAKVCELRAGETFESLI; the protein is encoded by the coding sequence ATGAAGATAACTGTTTTGTGCAACGACAAAGCTCTTAAAGGGTTTGAGTCTGAACACGGCATCTCTTTTTACATTGAATCAAGCAAAAAAAAGTACTTGTTCGATACCGGATCTACAGACGTTGCTGTTAAGAATGCAGCGAAACTTGGTATAGATTTGTCTGAGATCGAAATGATTATCATCAGCCACGGTCACTACGACCATCTTGGAGGTTTAGAGAGCGTACTTCGTGAGTCTGGAGGAAAGAAAGTACTGATTGGTGAAGGTGGTTTTGAGCCGAAGTATAGCGGTAAAGTGGAGTCAAGTCCCAAAATTAATAGAGCAGAATTCGAAGAGCTTGGGGCGTCAGTAGAAAATGTATGCTCTTCGAAGGAGATTGAAAAGGATCTCTATGTATTGACCGCAGCGCCTTTTGCCACAGATGAGAGGCCTGAGGAGAAACATAACAAGGTTGATGGCAGAAAGCAAACTCGCGATTTCTTCGGTGATGAGCTTTCTCTTGCTCTTGTCGAGAGCGGTATTGTAACGGTAATAACCGGTTGTTCTCACAGGGGTATTGGAAACATAATCAAGCAGGCCTCTGAGTATGGAGAGGTGAAGGCTGTGGTTGGGGGCCTACATTTGCTTCACAAAACAAAGGAGGAGCTTGATGGGATTTTCAACTATTTAGAGGGATTTAAAATTGAGAAATTCCACATTGGGCACTGTACAGGGGATGAAGTTATAAAGGCTATTGAGCGAAGGTTTTCTGCCAAAGTCTGTGAGCTTCGAGCCGGAGAAACCTTTGAGTCTCTTATATAA